From a single bacterium genomic region:
- a CDS encoding HEAT repeat domain-containing protein — translation MKRFILLTIILLPFVTAAAAPQGDAEEEAARIMQSTAETFRGMFTAMDEQTLRPFAGMSAGGEFEEMEVLGRLARSEQGREVVGALCRRAMEGDDPYLKLVAFNFLSDTEEPEEAAAYLPALYESISDDDVYALATVAGAAFYQAPEERPSPGVGELYDRLGRDLQSEDKAARLKAAKFLALSMVPSERARALVALGMQSPDADVRRLCVMNLAYAYDGLAESPADYDAVEAALRDVDASVRGFAARRLGTTGDADFVPALLALLDDKEVSVRRAAAGSISSLLSYAPTADKDVSKKLLKRLKAEGDGVTRCRLAEAYGAASVDKEGWAKSLTDDGYWAFFTGQWREKDFDGYYIESESGGWGGG, via the coding sequence GTGAAACGCTTTATTCTCCTTACTATTATCTTACTTCCGTTCGTGACGGCCGCCGCCGCGCCGCAAGGCGACGCCGAGGAAGAAGCCGCTCGCATCATGCAATCGACGGCCGAGACTTTTCGCGGCATGTTCACGGCGATGGACGAGCAAACCCTCCGCCCCTTCGCCGGGATGTCGGCCGGCGGCGAATTCGAGGAGATGGAAGTCCTCGGGCGCCTCGCCCGGAGCGAGCAAGGCCGGGAGGTCGTCGGCGCCTTGTGTCGCCGGGCCATGGAGGGCGACGATCCCTACCTCAAGCTCGTCGCGTTTAACTTCCTCTCGGATACCGAGGAGCCGGAAGAGGCCGCCGCTTACCTGCCGGCCCTCTACGAAAGCATCTCCGACGACGACGTATATGCGCTGGCGACCGTCGCCGGCGCGGCGTTTTACCAGGCGCCGGAAGAGAGGCCGTCCCCCGGCGTCGGCGAGCTGTACGACCGCCTCGGCCGGGATTTGCAAAGCGAGGATAAAGCGGCCCGCCTCAAGGCGGCGAAGTTCCTGGCGTTGAGCATGGTACCGTCGGAGCGCGCGCGGGCCCTGGTCGCGCTCGGGATGCAGAGCCCGGACGCGGACGTTCGCCGCCTATGCGTGATGAACCTCGCCTACGCTTACGACGGCCTCGCCGAGTCGCCGGCCGACTACGACGCGGTCGAGGCGGCGCTCCGCGACGTGGACGCCTCGGTGCGGGGCTTCGCCGCGCGGCGCCTCGGCACCACCGGCGACGCCGATTTCGTCCCGGCCTTGCTCGCGCTGTTGGACGACAAGGAAGTATCGGTACGGCGGGCCGCGGCCGGCTCCATATCCTCGCTTCTCTCGTACGCGCCGACCGCCGACAAAGATGTATCGAAGAAGTTGCTGAAGAGGCTCAAGGCCGAGGGCGACGGCGTGACGCGCTGCCGCCTGGCCGAGGCCTACGGCGCCGCCTCCGTTGATAAGGAAGGTTGGGCGAAAAGCCTCACCGACGACGGCTACTGGGCCTTCTTCACCGGCCAATGGCGCGAGAAGGACTTCGACGGTTATTATATTGAATCCGAAAGCGGGGGCTGGGGCGGCGGTTGA